From one Streptomyces sp. N50 genomic stretch:
- a CDS encoding MurR/RpiR family transcriptional regulator, whose protein sequence is MPSPQQARAQASVITSGKTDPEVGAAPTSQLRELFDGPRLSPGQRRIAQYLIEHITEAAFLSITDLAERVGVSQPSVTRFAAAVGFSGYPALRERLQAIALRTLAGGPAAEENRSNELQAAVDAEIANLENLRRDFADPDRLIEVGRELSASTPLTVLGLRISVSLAEYFAYAARRIHPDVRLVTRGGSVAYDAILQSREAGGTWLLAFDMPRHAHETLTTLRVARSAGLKVALVTDLALGALADEADVTFATGTGSRLVFDSYAAPGVMASALLQAMTDADPERTQARLEDYEQIAEQHQFFMRD, encoded by the coding sequence GTGCCATCGCCGCAGCAGGCACGCGCCCAGGCATCCGTGATCACCTCGGGAAAAACCGACCCGGAAGTCGGCGCGGCACCGACGTCCCAACTCAGGGAACTCTTCGACGGGCCACGACTGTCACCGGGCCAGCGGCGCATCGCCCAGTACCTGATCGAGCACATCACCGAGGCCGCGTTCCTCTCCATCACCGATCTCGCGGAGCGCGTCGGCGTCAGCCAGCCCTCGGTGACCCGGTTCGCCGCGGCGGTCGGCTTCAGCGGTTACCCGGCGCTACGGGAGCGGCTGCAGGCGATCGCCCTGCGCACCCTTGCGGGCGGCCCGGCGGCCGAGGAGAACCGGAGCAACGAACTGCAGGCCGCGGTCGACGCCGAGATCGCGAACCTGGAGAACCTGCGCCGGGACTTCGCCGACCCCGACCGGCTGATCGAGGTCGGCCGCGAACTGTCGGCGTCCACCCCGCTGACCGTCCTCGGCCTGCGCATCTCCGTCTCGCTCGCCGAGTACTTCGCCTACGCGGCGCGCCGGATCCACCCCGATGTGCGGCTGGTGACCCGCGGCGGCAGCGTCGCCTACGACGCGATCCTGCAGTCCCGGGAGGCGGGCGGCACCTGGCTGCTCGCGTTCGACATGCCCCGGCACGCGCACGAGACGCTCACGACGCTCCGGGTGGCGCGCAGCGCCGGGCTCAAGGTGGCCCTCGTGACCGATCTGGCGCTCGGCGCGCTGGCCGACGAGGCCGACGTCACCTTCGCCACCGGCACCGGCTCCCGCCTGGTCTTCGACTCGTATGCGGCCCCCGGGGTGATGGCCTCCGCGCTGCTCCAGGCCATGACGGACGCCGATCCGGAGCGGACCCAGGCCCGCCTGGAGGACTACGAGCAGATCGCCGAGCAGCACCAGTTCTTCATGCGGGACTGA
- a CDS encoding phosphatase PAP2 family protein — protein MPSPAGQRTNAVRPAVNRRGFLKTSLGASAAVVAAPTLVSWLATADAKAATAPLAFVDDYKTNVIANLTPETNAVVRILGGMAQIWKTGAAWNTGTPLRPEILRANMRYCVDLTAHRTEAQAKEAFLYDRQHQSYAMIAGLGPLADLYKSGALAVTSITSAPDGTPATTINDAVPADAPAGAALGAGSHDSALGKVAELVDTLRGNYASGNPGKYAYQYPRPWRMNEKSEVVDTGKVDALGYPVYDSKVIVAPQLLRQRSTSPVDDGGFPSGHTNAFHLAGLAYAYAVPERFQELVTRTLELSHTRIMAGMHSTVDVMGGRIMATALAAATLADPANAELKAAARAQALAYFEAKTGTTADTLYAYAHSATTATDPYADRTANSRLVEPKFTYVLTRSGRDKPLTVPKGAEVLLETRLPYLSAAQRREVLRTTALPSGYVLLDGLEQWGRLNLFAAADGYGSFESDVVVSLDAAAGGFGAADAWRNDIDGCGGLTKQGTGTLTLTGHNAYTGGTVLKSGALVAGSPHALGHGDVSVLGGALRVSESVQIHGSLTQQSATLEVTLRSGHQPAVEVTRRATLGRGSTLSLQFDAGHPPVAGSTVRVLSASSLRGQFDSVKVNSDKLRAVPVYTAEGLSVRLLKR, from the coding sequence ATGCCGTCACCCGCCGGGCAGCGCACGAACGCCGTTCGACCCGCCGTGAACAGACGTGGTTTCCTCAAGACCTCGCTCGGCGCCTCGGCCGCCGTGGTCGCCGCGCCCACGCTGGTCAGCTGGCTGGCCACCGCGGACGCCAAGGCCGCCACGGCTCCGCTCGCGTTCGTCGACGACTACAAGACGAACGTCATCGCGAACCTGACGCCCGAGACCAACGCCGTGGTCCGGATCCTCGGCGGCATGGCCCAGATATGGAAGACCGGCGCCGCCTGGAACACCGGCACGCCACTGCGCCCCGAGATCCTGCGCGCCAACATGCGGTACTGCGTCGACCTCACCGCCCACCGCACCGAGGCCCAGGCGAAGGAGGCGTTCCTCTACGACCGCCAGCACCAGAGCTACGCGATGATCGCGGGCCTCGGCCCGCTGGCCGACCTCTACAAGTCCGGTGCCCTGGCGGTCACTTCGATCACCAGCGCGCCCGACGGCACGCCCGCCACCACGATCAACGACGCCGTCCCGGCCGACGCGCCCGCCGGTGCCGCGCTCGGCGCGGGCTCGCACGACTCCGCGCTCGGCAAGGTGGCCGAACTGGTCGACACCCTGCGCGGCAACTACGCCTCGGGCAACCCGGGCAAGTACGCCTACCAGTACCCGCGTCCGTGGCGCATGAACGAGAAGAGCGAGGTCGTCGACACGGGCAAGGTCGACGCGCTCGGCTACCCGGTCTACGACTCCAAGGTGATCGTCGCACCCCAACTCCTGCGCCAGCGCAGCACGTCACCGGTCGACGACGGCGGTTTCCCCAGCGGCCACACCAACGCCTTCCACCTGGCGGGCCTCGCCTACGCGTACGCCGTACCGGAGCGCTTCCAGGAACTGGTCACCCGCACCCTGGAGTTGAGCCACACCCGGATCATGGCCGGCATGCACTCCACGGTCGACGTGATGGGCGGCCGCATCATGGCCACCGCGCTGGCCGCCGCCACCCTCGCCGACCCGGCCAACGCCGAACTCAAGGCGGCCGCACGCGCGCAGGCCCTCGCCTACTTCGAGGCGAAGACCGGCACGACGGCGGACACCCTCTACGCGTACGCCCACTCGGCGACCACCGCGACCGACCCCTACGCGGACCGGACCGCCAACTCCCGTCTGGTGGAGCCCAAGTTCACCTACGTGCTGACCCGCAGCGGCCGTGACAAGCCGCTGACCGTGCCCAAGGGCGCGGAGGTCCTGCTGGAGACCCGGCTGCCGTACCTCTCCGCGGCCCAGCGACGCGAGGTGCTGCGGACCACCGCGCTGCCGTCCGGGTACGTCCTGCTGGACGGCCTTGAGCAGTGGGGGCGCCTCAACCTCTTCGCGGCGGCGGACGGTTACGGCTCCTTCGAGTCCGACGTCGTCGTCTCCCTCGACGCGGCGGCCGGCGGCTTCGGCGCGGCCGACGCCTGGCGCAACGACATCGACGGCTGCGGCGGCCTGACCAAGCAGGGCACCGGCACGCTCACCCTGACCGGGCACAACGCTTACACCGGCGGGACCGTGCTCAAGTCCGGTGCGCTGGTGGCCGGTTCGCCGCACGCGCTGGGCCACGGTGACGTGAGCGTGCTCGGCGGTGCGCTGCGGGTCTCCGAGTCCGTGCAGATCCACGGCAGCCTCACCCAGCAGTCCGCCACGCTGGAGGTCACGCTCCGCTCGGGCCACCAGCCCGCCGTCGAGGTCACCCGGCGCGCGACCCTCGGCAGGGGCAGCACGCTGTCCCTCCAGTTCGACGCCGGGCACCCGCCGGTCGCGGGTTCCACGGTGCGGGTCCTGAGCGCGTCCTCGCTGCGCGGCCAGTTCGACAGCGTCAAGGTGAACTCGGACAAGCTGCGGGCCGTACCGGTGTATACGGCGGAAGGTCTGTCGGTACGACTCCTGAAGCGGTGA
- a CDS encoding ArnT family glycosyltransferase, with the protein MMAREQHSVLDPDTLDDGGGGESPPRAEGSRSARLYAGLRRRKRWLLPVLVVVLLAQMAAVMITTAVQQTPTIDEPVYVATATVYLREHSLDYNPEHPPLGKLVIAAGIALADPHFDTDYQGDQGALGRHLLYESGNDPWRLMFWARLPVIVLTLLFGLVVFAFARELVGPARGLVALALYAFSPDVIAHGSLATLDVPEAGFLLTSVWLLWRARRRPKLYLPLAGAALGATVATKMSALPAVPVLMLLAVASVWSARRPAERAARLRVLALGAAGAAVPAVVALAVVWASYLVVDPQLRFTSTEPVPVIDGLRGQLVPLLPFPRAFRDGMLIQFGMEDYPWQGFLFGHLYTGSHWYYLPVALMVKTPLGMIVLWAAGAVALVAVRRLRPAAPYLLVPTAVLLATAMDGSRDFGTRYAIFVPMFLAVAAACVPALRSWWRWAPLSAGVLVAFVAVSSLRTFPYYLPYSNEAFGGPSKTYLRLHDSNVDWGQDLGRLADRLHERYAGERVWLVYKGSGVPSYYGIESSDPRKAGVRDVHGLLVVSDTAIDKARGELAELIDSSRPIDQVGHSITIYRR; encoded by the coding sequence ATGATGGCGCGCGAACAGCACTCGGTCCTCGACCCCGACACCCTCGACGACGGCGGTGGCGGGGAATCGCCGCCGCGCGCCGAGGGCTCGCGGTCGGCACGCCTCTACGCCGGACTGCGGCGCCGCAAGCGGTGGCTGTTGCCCGTCCTCGTGGTGGTGCTCCTCGCACAGATGGCCGCCGTGATGATCACGACCGCCGTGCAGCAGACGCCGACCATCGACGAGCCGGTGTACGTGGCCACGGCCACCGTCTATCTGCGCGAGCACAGCCTCGACTACAACCCCGAGCACCCGCCCCTCGGGAAGCTGGTGATCGCCGCCGGAATCGCGCTCGCCGACCCGCACTTCGACACCGACTACCAGGGCGACCAAGGGGCGTTGGGCCGCCACCTGCTGTACGAGTCGGGCAACGACCCCTGGCGGCTGATGTTCTGGGCCCGGCTCCCGGTGATCGTACTGACCCTGCTGTTCGGGCTGGTCGTGTTCGCCTTCGCCCGCGAACTCGTGGGCCCGGCACGGGGGTTGGTGGCGCTCGCCCTGTACGCGTTCTCGCCCGATGTCATCGCGCACGGCTCGCTGGCGACGCTCGACGTGCCGGAGGCCGGCTTTCTGCTGACGTCGGTGTGGCTGCTGTGGCGGGCCCGACGGCGCCCGAAGCTGTATCTGCCGCTCGCCGGGGCCGCGCTCGGGGCCACCGTGGCCACGAAGATGAGTGCCCTGCCCGCCGTCCCCGTCCTCATGCTGCTCGCCGTCGCGTCGGTGTGGTCCGCCCGCCGCCCGGCCGAACGCGCGGCCCGGCTACGGGTGTTGGCGCTCGGAGCCGCGGGCGCGGCCGTGCCGGCCGTGGTGGCGCTGGCCGTCGTATGGGCGTCGTATCTCGTCGTCGATCCGCAGCTGCGGTTCACGTCGACGGAGCCGGTGCCGGTCATCGACGGGCTGCGCGGGCAGTTGGTGCCGCTGCTGCCGTTCCCGCGCGCGTTCCGGGACGGGATGCTCATCCAGTTCGGCATGGAGGACTACCCGTGGCAGGGCTTCCTGTTCGGGCACCTCTACACCGGGTCGCACTGGTACTACCTGCCGGTGGCCCTGATGGTGAAGACCCCGCTCGGCATGATCGTCCTGTGGGCGGCGGGTGCCGTCGCGCTGGTGGCGGTACGGCGGTTGCGGCCCGCGGCGCCGTATCTGCTGGTCCCGACGGCCGTGCTGCTGGCCACGGCGATGGACGGCTCGCGGGACTTCGGCACTCGGTACGCGATCTTCGTGCCGATGTTCCTGGCGGTCGCGGCGGCCTGTGTGCCGGCGCTGCGGTCGTGGTGGCGGTGGGCTCCGCTGTCCGCGGGGGTGCTGGTGGCGTTCGTCGCGGTGAGTTCGCTGCGGACGTTTCCCTACTATCTGCCGTACTCGAACGAGGCGTTCGGCGGTCCGTCCAAGACCTATCTGCGGCTGCACGACTCCAACGTGGACTGGGGCCAGGACCTCGGCCGCCTCGCCGACCGGCTCCACGAGCGGTACGCGGGCGAGCGGGTCTGGCTCGTCTACAAGGGCAGTGGTGTGCCGTCGTACTACGGCATCGAGTCGTCCGATCCGCGCAAGGCAGGGGTGCGCGACGTGCACGGGCTGCTGGTCGTCTCGGACACCGCGATCGACAAAGCCCGGGGAGAACTGGCCGAGTTGATCGACAGCAGCCGTCCGATCGATCAAGTCGGTCATTCGATCACGATCTACCGGCGCTGA